A window of Thermodesulfobacteriota bacterium genomic DNA:
GCGGTTAACGGTCCTGGCCCGTCCGGTCAAGCCGCCCCCCTCATGCCAGTTCCGGGAACCCAGCAGGCTGTGGATGTAAACACCGGGGACTCCCGGCAGAACCAGTCCGACGGCTTGAGACGCCAGGAAACGGGCGGCGCGGACGGCATCGCCATCATCCGGGCCGTTCAAAGCATCGACATAGGTAATGTTCAGTTCATAGGGCGCTTCGGAACCATCGGCACTCCTCCGGCAGGAGACATATCCGCCGCCGGCCCGGACATGACCGACCAGGGCGGCGATCTCCGTCTCCGGCAGAATCCCTTCCAGGGGCCGGACGCCGATCCCGTCGTGGGAGGCGGTGAAGTTGAAGAAGGCCGTCTGATCCGAAGGCAACGTCAGTTCCCTTGCCCAGCGGGTCAGCATGGTTGCATCCCGGCGGACAAAAGCGTGCAGCAGCAGTGGCGGCAGGGTGAAGTTATAAACCATCTGGGCTTCGTCCCGGCCGTTGCCGAAATAGGCGATGTTTTCCGCGTGCGGCACGTTGGTCTCCGTAACAATGACCGTGTCCGGAGCGACCCGGTCCAGAACGGCCCGGAACAGCCGGACCATATCGTGGGTTTGGGGCAGGTGGATGCAGGAGGTTCCGATTTCTTTCCAGAGATAAGCAATGGCGTCCAGACGGATCAGCGACACGCCCTGACGAACATAAAACAGCAGGACATCGATCATCTTTTCCAGAACGCCCGGGCTCCTGTAGTTCAGGTCGATCTGGTCATCGGAAAAGGTGGTCCAGACATGAACGGTGCGGCCGTCTGTTTTCCGGTACGGGGTCAGCAGGGGCGTTGTCCGCGGCCGGATGACACCGGACAGATCCTGTCCGGGGTCGGCCTCCAGGGCCAGATCCTCAAACCCCGGTTTCCGATCCAGATAACGCCGGAACCAGTCGCTCTGTGAGGAAATGTGATTGACGACCAGGTCGGCCATCAGCTCAAAGTTACGGCCCAGGCGGCCGATATCGTCCCATCCGCCCAGCTTCGGGTTCACGGCAAAAAAATCGGTCACGGAAAACCCGTCATCCGAGGAGTACGGGAAAAAGGGAAGGACATGGATGGCGGAAAAGGCCGGTCGTAAATATTCACGCGCGAAACGGTCCAGGGTGGCCAGGGGATATTCTCCGGGATGATTCAGGCTGTCGCCGTAGGTGATCAGCACGGCGTCGCTGTTTGAAAAAAAACCGGCCTGGCCCCGCTTCTTCATCGGGGAGGCGTCAAGCATCGGCATGATCCTGACCAGGGCTTCCGTCCCGACCAGTGGGCCGTAAATCCGTTTCAGAATATCCGCGATGCTGTCATCACCGCCCATGGGCCATTCCTCCGGTCATGATCCCAACAGCAACCCCGCCGGCATGATAATTGACTATACCAGAACCGTTATGATAAGTAACCGCAAAACAGACAACGCACCGCATGAGGAC
This region includes:
- a CDS encoding alpha-amylase family glycosyl hydrolase, whose amino-acid sequence is MGGDDSIADILKRIYGPLVGTEALVRIMPMLDASPMKKRGQAGFFSNSDAVLITYGDSLNHPGEYPLATLDRFAREYLRPAFSAIHVLPFFPYSSDDGFSVTDFFAVNPKLGGWDDIGRLGRNFELMADLVVNHISSQSDWFRRYLDRKPGFEDLALEADPGQDLSGVIRPRTTPLLTPYRKTDGRTVHVWTTFSDDQIDLNYRSPGVLEKMIDVLLFYVRQGVSLIRLDAIAYLWKEIGTSCIHLPQTHDMVRLFRAVLDRVAPDTVIVTETNVPHAENIAYFGNGRDEAQMVYNFTLPPLLLHAFVRRDATMLTRWARELTLPSDQTAFFNFTASHDGIGVRPLEGILPETEIAALVGHVRAGGGYVSCRRSADGSEAPYELNITYVDALNGPDDGDAVRAARFLASQAVGLVLPGVPGVYIHSLLGSRNWHEGGGLTGRARTVNRRPLAADEVLREILTPGTLRHRIFHPYVRMLAIRRQQPAFHPNAGFEVLDLSPRCFAVRRFCEDQNLLALTSVSGEGMSLDLSGLGSPVFRDLITGTIFDSGNIRLPPFGFLWLA